Genomic segment of Fibrobacter sp. UWEL:
GGAGTCGATTGCCACCACCAGAACGTCAAAAATCAGGTCCTTGCCTGCAAATGGATGGTTTCCATCTACGATGACCGTGTCCTTCCTGATTTCCTTGATGGTGTAGATCCCATCCGCTTCGTCTTCTTCGCTGTCATTGTCTAGATTCAGACCGTCAATGAATTCATCGGCGGTTTCCGGAAGCTGAAATTCGCGGATATCATCGTCCTGGCACATTTCCAGTTCCATGCCAAGCCAGATTTCTCCGATATCCTTCAGTTCTTCCTTGGGAACTTCCATGACAAGATCTTCACGGAACGGACCGTAACCTTTAGCGGTAGGGATTTCCACAGAAAAGGAATCGTTGACTTTCTTACCGGTCAATGCTTCTTCCAGACCGGGAATAATATTGTTATATCCGTGGATGTAGACAAAAGGATGAGTTGCAGGAACTTCCTCAAGGATTTTACCATCAAGTTCCTTCAATGTGTAGGCAATACTGACTTTCAGCTTGTCTTGAATAATTTCCATACGGGGTCAAAGATAGAATTTTAACCCGCTTTTTCAAACTTTATTTCATATTTCATAACGCATAATTCATAATTAAATTAAATTACGCCTATGCTTTACGGAATTTGCTCTGATATCCATTCCAATGCCGTTGCTTTCCAGGCTGTCCTGGAATCCATGAAGGAAAATGGGGTGGAACGTCGTATTTGTCTTGGTGATTTGGTTGGTTATGGTGTGGATGCGGACGAATGTGTTCGTCTTGCCCGCGAAAATATGGATGTCTGTCTTATTGGTAACCACGATAGTGTGGCCATTAAATACGAATCCAGTACCGGTTTTAACCCCTATGCCAAGCAGGCGATTGAATGGACCCAGAGCCATTTGTCCAAGGAATCCATCGATTACATGCGTACATTGCCCTATATCTATGAGGACAATGATATTTGCTATGTGCATGCTTCTCCTCTGAGCCCCGCAGACTGGGTGTACGTTACGGAATTGGAAGACGCCCTGGATGCCTTCGACCACTTTAGCGGTCGATACTGCTTTGTGGGCCATACCCATAGTCCAGTAATTGTGGCAAGCCGTCCTATGGCCATTCCCAAGATTTTAGACGAGTATGAATACACTATCGAGGATACGGAACGCCTTCTGGTGAACGTAGGTAGTGTAGGCCAGCCTCGAGACCGCGATCCTCGTTCCTGCTGGTGCTTGCTGGATTCCGAGACCAAGTGCGTCCGTCTGATTCGCGTGGATTACGACATCGCCCAGACGCAGGAAAGAATGCGCAACGCCGGCATGCCCAGCTTCTTAATAGAAAGATTGGCTGTCGGAAGGTAATTACTAGTTACGAGATATGAGTTATGAGATATGAGTTACGAAACTCAAAATTTATAACTCATAATTCAAAATTCCTCTCATCCCTCATAATTCATAAATCATAATTCATAACTAAATCATGCGCTGGGTTTTAGCAGTATTTGGTAAGGCTGGTTCGGCTTATGTGGCTGACGAGGTGGATAAGTACGTGAAGCGTCTTCGTGGGGGAGCCATCCCTCTGGAAGTGGTGGAACTGAAGGAATCCAAGCTGGACGACCGCGTGCAGTCTCTGGCGCAGGAAGCCGCTCTCTTTGAGAAGAAATTCCCCAAGGGCGAATTTAAGCGAGTAATTTTGTCTGAGGAAGGCAAACTGATGGATACGGTCAAGCTGTCCGACACCCTGCGGGACCGCTTCCCCGGGAACGTGGTTTTCCTAATTGGTTCTGCTTATGGTATCGATGAAAACCTCAAGAAATCTGCGGATATGCTCCTGTCCCTGTCTCCCTTGACGTTTACTCACGACCACGCCCGTATTATAACTGCAGAACAGCTCTATCGCGTGCAGATGGTGATGCAGAACCACCCGTATCACCACCGCTAAAGTTTTTCCCTAAAAAAACATTGTTTTTTGTAAAGTCTGGCTTACATAGCCGGATTTTTCATTTATATTAAGTGCCATGGAAAAAGATGTTATAGAAAATCACTTTGGATATTTTCTTGCTCAAAACGAAAAGCGAATGAACAATTTCTTTCGCCGCATTCTGTGGTACAGCTGCTTTGTCGGTCCTGCCATTGCGGTTGGAGTTCTTTGCGATGCTTTCCCCGGTGTGAG
This window contains:
- a CDS encoding peptidylprolyl isomerase, translating into MEIIQDKLKVSIAYTLKELDGKILEEVPATHPFVYIHGYNNIIPGLEEALTGKKVNDSFSVEIPTAKGYGPFREDLVMEVPKEELKDIGEIWLGMELEMCQDDDIREFQLPETADEFIDGLNLDNDSEEDEADGIYTIKEIRKDTVIVDGNHPFAGKDLIFDVLVVAIDSPSFTELETGFPDKNEDGFDEFEGEDDQDFGNDFGHNPENYRRWR
- a CDS encoding metallophosphoesterase codes for the protein MLYGICSDIHSNAVAFQAVLESMKENGVERRICLGDLVGYGVDADECVRLARENMDVCLIGNHDSVAIKYESSTGFNPYAKQAIEWTQSHLSKESIDYMRTLPYIYEDNDICYVHASPLSPADWVYVTELEDALDAFDHFSGRYCFVGHTHSPVIVASRPMAIPKILDEYEYTIEDTERLLVNVGSVGQPRDRDPRSCWCLLDSETKCVRLIRVDYDIAQTQERMRNAGMPSFLIERLAVGR
- a CDS encoding 23S rRNA (pseudouridine(1915)-N(3))-methyltransferase RlmH, with the protein product MRWVLAVFGKAGSAYVADEVDKYVKRLRGGAIPLEVVELKESKLDDRVQSLAQEAALFEKKFPKGEFKRVILSEEGKLMDTVKLSDTLRDRFPGNVVFLIGSAYGIDENLKKSADMLLSLSPLTFTHDHARIITAEQLYRVQMVMQNHPYHHR